The proteins below come from a single Lineus longissimus chromosome 5, tnLinLong1.2, whole genome shotgun sequence genomic window:
- the LOC135487534 gene encoding cystatin-A-like: MSISKQLGVILLLFAVYMISSCSGDERLLGGFNEWKAIDEYTNDLAEEMKSDVQAKAGKTYSMYEPIQYKTQVVAGTNYDIKIQVSWNPVKFIIIRIFKPLPYLNEGPQLISVEKVKSVEN; encoded by the exons ATGTCGATTTCAAAGCAACTTGGtgtgattttgttgttgtttgcaGTTTACATGATTAGTTCATGTTCTGGAGATGAACGGCTGCTGGGTGGTTTCAATGAGTGGAAAGCAATCGATGAATATACAAATGATTTGGCAGAAGAA ATGAAGTCAGACGTTCAAGCCAAAGCTGGTAAGACATACAGTATGTATGAACCAATTCAATACAAGACGCAAGTTGTGGCTGGCACAAACTATGACATCAAG ATTCAAGTCAGTTGGAATCCCGTGAAGtttatcatcatcagaatctTCAAACCTCTCCCTTATCTCAATGAAGGGCCTCAACTGATTAGCGTGGAGAAAGTGAAAAGCGTAGAAAATTGA